DNA from Leptospira neocaledonica:
CAAGATATCACCAAGACAATTCAAACTTTTCCATTCCCTGCTGCAGGAACAGACGGAGATGTATTAAGAAAATTATACGATCCTTTAAGAATACCTGAAATTACACCGTTAGGAGAATTGGACCCTGGACAGATCCAATTCGTAAAAGCGGATCGTTCCAATTCCAATTCTATCGGAAGATTAGTATTATTAAAAAAGAATATAGATGGAAACCTGTATTCTCTACAGATCAATACTGAAATGAAAAGATCCGGAGATATTTCGGTATCGTTGGGAATTACGGAAAATGACGACGAGGGGCAAGAGGCGATCGTTCTTCCTGAGTCGACTGATACTCGTCCGATTTGCCCTCATGAGTTCTTTAAACTCTCTCGGAATCGGACGAAACAGAAAATTTTTAACGAATATAAAGGTCCTTAAATTAAGGCATTCCGGAAAGAAGAGATTTAAATTCTCCCATTCTTTCTTCCGCAACTTTTTGGGCAGCTTCCATTGATTGATTCACAGCTTGTTTTATACTTTTTTGAAGTAACTTTTTATCGTTTTTAGCTAGTAACGAATCTTCAATACGGATCTCTTGAACGGTTTGTTTACCGTCAGTAATGCAGACTACTAATTCGTTCTTGGATTTTCCCTCGAAGAAGAGAGCCTCTAGCTCTTTCTCCAATTTTTTCATACGAACCCGCATTTGGTTCATTTGTTTTAGATTATCTAAACTTTTGCCGAACATCGAACACTCCCGGTCTTTCTTGATAGGATTTTTAGACCGTGAAGCGGAGCAAGAAATTAAACCAGGCTGGGTCCGGTTTCTCCTTCTCTCTCTGGCAGATCTCGGATTTGTTCCGAGCTTGGTTCCCAAGTAAATTGGTTGGGGATGAGTTCTCTTAAGACCGGTTCGTCGCTTAAAAAGCTTCCGGTCCTAACTGGAGCGATTCCCAAACTGACTAAGAATCCCATACTTGCAACCAAGGTTACCAGTAAGGAAGACTCAATATTGATATTTGCCCGACGTTCCATGACTGTATATAAAGTATCGGTCATTTCAGGGGAGACTGATTAGAGGAAATCTGAGAAATTTCGGGAAATTCTGAACCCGACAGGGATGCGAAGGGCTTTAGTCCGGGCGAAGACCGGATGAGCGAATAGCGAACCCGGAGCAGCCCGGCTGTCGGCCTAAGTCTCTTCCCCGTCTCGTTTGCGATCTATTCGCTCTTCTATGATCCGGAAAAGTGAACCATTTGGATATTTGCCGGATTTGGAGATCCTACCAGCAGGGACCCCGAAAATATCAGGGATCAAATCTTCTACATGAGAACAGGAGAATATCTGGAAATTTCCCTTTTTCATACTTTCCCGGATCTCTCTTGGAAGATTCAGATCCCTCATATTGTCTTTTGGGATATAAATTTTGTATTTATCTCTAGAAGAACCTGTCAGTCGGATCACATCAAACCAAGCCTGGATCTTAGTGTTCACGGAACCCACAGGAAGAATATCTCCGTACTGGGAAAGAGCACCCGTCACAGCAATATTGCAAGGGATCTCCAGTCCGGAAAGCGCAGAAAGAAGTGCCAGAAGTTCCGCACAACTTGCGGAGTCCCCATCAATCGGAGAACTATTTTGTTCGAATAGAATAGAAGCATCCAAACCGAAAGACTGAGTATGAGAAAACATTCCTTTGATATAGGACTGTAAAATAAAAACTCCCTTATCGTGAAGGCTTCCTGAAAGATTTACTTCTCTTTCTATATTGATCAGGTTTCCAGAACCCAAGGAAACCCTGGCGGATACTTGGTTCACTTGCCCAAAATCGAGTAAGGAAGACTGCAATAAAATTACAGAAAGTCCATTGATCCGTCCCGTCTTCTTTCCTTTCAGAGGGACACCAATAAGACCTTCTTTGATATTTTCTATATATTTTCGTTTGTGGATGG
Protein-coding regions in this window:
- a CDS encoding YbaB/EbfC family nucleoid-associated protein — encoded protein: MFGKSLDNLKQMNQMRVRMKKLEKELEALFFEGKSKNELVVCITDGKQTVQEIRIEDSLLAKNDKKLLQKSIKQAVNQSMEAAQKVAEERMGEFKSLLSGMP